One window of the Xenopus tropicalis strain Nigerian chromosome 10, UCB_Xtro_10.0, whole genome shotgun sequence genome contains the following:
- the LOC100491133 gene encoding tyrosine-protein kinase SRK3: MAAADLRDELTCSICQDIYTDPVTLPCGHNFCRGCIEKTWDWQKSIEEDPSCPECRERYRRQPDLKRNLRLSNIAKRLFSTHPEPDGTGNSGNRTCSAHNEPLKYLCCEDGACICESCCLAGGHRGHRVELSEASEKKKEKPETLLTGLAGIVTGVKGWIYGQEATELILDTNSDHHRTPEGFQGSQAVAQQSDQWERPRSEFKLVKHLEAGDFGEVWEGLWNDKDKVAIKTFKEANESHLKNEVDALKTLRHRNLIQLYAVCSVGEPVYIVTELMSKGSLLQFLKGNEGPWLTDANSTHIISQVAEGMAYLENKHVLHITLAARNVLVGEELLCKIADFGLARILKSIAWALTQMFGRQGGWPRKENLIRWTAPEVLTRYRYTAKSDVWSFGIVMYEVFMLGRTPYLGMNNQEVKDKVTSGYRLPKPDDCSPDIYNLMLECWQKNPNRRPSFFELVEKLTAIQCSLQLKSWCI; this comes from the exons atggcggctgctgatctgagagacgagctgacCTGCTCCATCTGCCAGGACATTTATACCGATCCCGTTACcttgccctgtggccataacttctgccggggctgcattgaGAAGACATGGGACTGGCAGAAGAGCATAGAGGAAGATCCATCATGTCCTGAATGCCGAGAGAGATACAGGAGACAACCTGACCTTAAAAGGAACCTGAGGCTGAGTAACATTGCAAAACGATTATTTTCTACTCACCCAGAGCCTGATGGGACTGGGAACTCTGGGAACAGAACATGTTCTGCCCACAATGAGCCCCTAAAGTATCTCTGCTGTGAGGATGGGGCCTGTATCTGTgagtcctgctgcctggccggggggcaccggggccacagggtggagctgagtgaggcctctgagaagaagaaagagaaac cagagacattactcacaggcttagctgggattgtcaCTGGGGTAAAGGGatggatctatgggcaggaggctacagagctgATACTGGATACAAACTCAGATCACCATCGCACTCCCGAGGGATTTCAGGGTTCCCAGGCC GTAGCCCAGCAAAGCGACCAGTGGGAAAGGCCTCGCAGTGAGTTCAAGCTGGTTAAGCACCTGGAAGCAGGAGATTTTGGAGAAGTATGGGAAGGCCTCTGGAATGACAAAGATAAAGTGGCCATAAAGACCTTCAAAGAAG CAAATGAGAGTCATTTAAAAAATGAGGTTGACGCTCTCAAGACCTTGCGTCACAGGAACCTGATCCAACTTTATGCAGTTTGCTCAGTAGGAGAACCGGTCTATATAGTCACTGAGCTCATGTCTAAAGGAAGCCTCCTGCAGTTCTTAAAAG GTAATGAAGGACCTTGGTTAACAGATGCTAATTCCACGCACATCATCTCTCAGGTGGCAGAGGGGATGGCGTATCTAGAGAACAAGCATGTACTTCATATTACCTTGGCCGCTCGTAATGTGCTTGTGGGGGAGGAACTATTGTGCAAGATTGCGGATTTCGGGTTGGCCAGAATACTGAAG TCAATTGCTTGGGCACTCACCCAAATGTTTGGCCGCCAGGGAGGATGGCCAAGAAAAGAAAATCTCA TTAGATGGACTGCCCCCGAGGTGCTGACACGCTACAGATACACTGCGAAGTCTGATGTTTGGTCATTTGGCATTGTCATGTATGAAGTCTTCATGTTGGGACGAACGCCCTACCTAG GAATGAATAACCAGGAAGTGAAAGATAAAGTCACATCAGGATACAGACTCCCCAAGCCGGATGACTGTAGCCCCGATATTTACAACTTGATGTTGGAATGTTGGCAGAAAAACCCAAACCGAAGGCCAAGCTTCTTTGAACTTGTGGAGAAACTGACTGCCATCCAGTGTAGCCTCCAGTTAAAGTCATGGTGTATCTAA